One genomic window of Campylobacter curvus includes the following:
- a CDS encoding 2-isopropylmalate synthase, with protein sequence MDNKIIIFDTTLRDGEQSPGASMNTAEKLQIALQLERLGVDVMEAGFAAASLGDFDAVNQIAKQASNITVCSLARAVERDIKAAGEALAPAKHKRIHTFIATSPIHMEFKLKMKPDEVIKRAVDAVKYAKSFCDDVEFSCEDAGRSDLEFLKEICDATINAGAKTINLPDTVGYRLPSELSQRIGQMVQFIAGRAVVSVHNHNDLGLATANSLACISAGARQVECTINGIGERAGNAALEEIVMAIKTRQDVFAPLYTDIICKEIYPTSRLIASITGIEPQPNKAIVGKNAFAHESGIHQDGVLKHKETYEIISAESIGLEKNSLVLGKHSGRHAFKDKLAALGFDLESEALNTAFEKFKDLADKKKEIFDDDLRALVAEEITKIPQAYEIVRLLQSSCNNALASASVSIKHNDEVVSDSALGNGTVDAIFKVVDRISGVSGILKDYKVTAVSQGKDALAKVDVKVEFEGFNAVMGHGLDIDTMMASAKAYVGALNSFLKMKRN encoded by the coding sequence ATGGATAATAAAATAATAATTTTTGATACGACATTAAGAGATGGTGAGCAAAGTCCGGGAGCTTCGATGAATACGGCTGAAAAGCTTCAAATAGCGCTTCAGCTAGAAAGGCTTGGCGTAGATGTCATGGAGGCTGGTTTCGCGGCGGCCAGCCTCGGAGATTTTGATGCAGTAAATCAAATAGCCAAACAAGCGTCCAATATAACCGTATGCTCGCTAGCTAGAGCCGTAGAGCGCGACATAAAGGCTGCCGGCGAGGCCTTGGCTCCCGCTAAACATAAGCGCATCCACACATTCATCGCTACAAGCCCTATCCATATGGAATTTAAGCTGAAAATGAAACCGGACGAGGTCATCAAACGCGCGGTAGACGCCGTGAAATACGCCAAGAGCTTTTGCGATGATGTCGAGTTTAGTTGCGAGGATGCGGGTAGGAGCGATTTGGAATTTTTAAAAGAAATTTGCGATGCGACGATAAATGCTGGTGCAAAAACCATAAATTTACCGGACACCGTCGGGTATCGCTTGCCTAGCGAGCTTAGTCAGAGGATAGGTCAAATGGTGCAGTTTATCGCAGGACGTGCCGTAGTTTCGGTGCATAATCACAATGACTTAGGCCTTGCGACGGCAAATTCTCTAGCCTGCATAAGTGCCGGTGCGCGTCAAGTGGAGTGCACGATAAACGGCATCGGTGAACGCGCAGGAAATGCCGCACTAGAAGAGATCGTGATGGCGATAAAGACACGCCAGGATGTGTTCGCTCCGCTTTATACGGACATCATCTGCAAGGAAATTTACCCGACTTCGCGTCTCATTGCCAGCATCACCGGCATCGAACCTCAGCCAAACAAAGCGATCGTGGGTAAAAACGCCTTTGCTCACGAAAGCGGCATACATCAAGACGGCGTGCTAAAACATAAAGAGACCTACGAGATCATCTCGGCCGAGAGCATAGGGCTTGAGAAAAATTCGCTCGTGCTTGGCAAGCATAGCGGCCGTCACGCATTTAAAGATAAGCTCGCCGCACTTGGATTTGACCTTGAGAGCGAGGCTTTAAATACCGCTTTTGAGAAATTTAAAGATCTTGCGGACAAGAAAAAGGAAATTTTCGATGATGATTTGCGTGCGCTCGTGGCTGAAGAGATAACCAAGATACCGCAAGCTTACGAGATAGTAAGACTACTTCAAAGTAGCTGCAACAACGCTCTGGCAAGCGCATCCGTGAGTATCAAGCATAATGATGAGGTCGTAAGCGACTCTGCGCTTGGAAACGGCACTGTCGATGCGATCTTTAAGGTCGTAGATAGGATAAGCGGCGTTAGCGGCATACTAAAAGATTATAAAGTCACCGCCGTTTCACAGGGTAAAGACGCTTTGGCCAAGGTCGATGTGAAGGTCGAATTTGAGGGCTTTAACGCGGTCATGGGGCACGGACTTGACATAGATACGATGATGGCTAGCGCAAAGGCGTATGTAGGGGCGCTAAATAGCTTTTTGAAAATGAAAAGGAATTGA
- the pssA gene encoding CDP-diacylglycerol--serine O-phosphatidyltransferase, which translates to MNSLQKMQLMYILPNLFTAASAFLGVISVISSIQGNYTKAIIYVVLSLVLDGLDGRVARLTKTTSKFGVEFDSLADLVAFGVAPAILFYIVIGVQFGKFGALIAAMFVVFGAIRLARFNVTTGTYEPNVFIGLPIPTAAIVSVLWIGVYLDYEILQGFEWFYVLLQSVLAVLMVSNIRYPSFKKMNLKQTHVMRILVVLVVAFSMLYLYPFESATIVMSVYTLYGIIRAAIMFSKNSKKKESE; encoded by the coding sequence ATGAATAGCTTACAAAAGATGCAGCTTATGTATATCTTGCCAAATTTATTTACCGCTGCGAGCGCATTTTTGGGCGTCATAAGCGTTATCTCGTCTATCCAGGGCAACTACACCAAAGCGATCATTTATGTCGTTTTATCTCTCGTGCTTGACGGGCTTGACGGACGCGTAGCCAGACTAACGAAAACTACCAGTAAATTTGGCGTAGAATTTGACAGCTTGGCCGATCTGGTCGCATTTGGCGTCGCACCGGCCATTTTGTTTTACATCGTCATCGGAGTGCAGTTTGGTAAATTTGGAGCGCTGATAGCTGCGATGTTTGTAGTTTTTGGAGCTATCAGACTTGCTAGGTTTAACGTAACTACGGGCACCTACGAACCAAACGTTTTCATCGGGCTTCCTATACCGACGGCCGCGATAGTCAGCGTCCTTTGGATCGGCGTGTATCTAGACTATGAAATTTTGCAAGGATTTGAGTGGTTTTACGTCCTTTTGCAAAGTGTCTTGGCGGTCTTGATGGTCAGCAACATCCGCTACCCAAGCTTTAAAAAGATGAATTTAAAACAAACTCATGTCATGCGCATATTAGTCGTTTTGGTAGTGGCGTTTTCCATGCTTTATCTTTATCCGTTTGAAAGTGCGACGATAGTTATGAGCGTTTACACTTTATATGGCATAATTAGAGCGGCCATAATGTTTAGTAAAAATTCTAAGAAAAAGGAGAGCGAATGA